Below is a genomic region from Acidobacteriota bacterium.
AGGGAATCTGCTGCTCAAAATAAAGCCCGGTCATTATCATTCGCGCCACCCACAGGTAAAGAATCTCCTGCGCCGTAATCAACACATCGGTCGGGTAAAACTCTTTCAGGTCAGGGGCGGTTTTATCGGGCCAACCGAGCGTCGCATGGGGCCAGAGCGCAGATGAAAACCAGGTGTCGAGTACGTCTTCATCTTGCCGCACCGCTTTGCCACCGGCTTTCTCGCGGGCTTCGGCTTCGTTTTTAGCGGCAAATTGTTCGCCGTCTTCGGTGTACCAGACCGGTATGCGATGCCCCCACCACAACTGCCGCGAGATGCACCAGTCTTTGATGTTTTCCATCCAGTTGAGATAAATGCGCGTATAGCGTTCAGGCACAAAACGCACACGTCCATCTTTTACGCAATCGATTGCCGGTTGCGCGAGTTCTTTCATCTTCACATACCACTGCTCGGAAAGACGCGGTTCGATGACCGTTTTACAGCGGTCGCAAAGCGCCGTGGGCACCGTGTAATCTTCGATTTTTTCGACCAAGCCTTGGGCTTCGAGGTCAGCCACGACTTTTTTGCGCGCCTCGAAACGGTCAAGCCCTGCGTAAGCCGCGCCTGCATCTGCGGTCATCTTCGCGTGTTCATCAATCACCACAACCTGCGCGAGATTGTGGCGCAATCCGCACTCGTAGTCGTTGGCGTCGTGCGCGGGCGTGACTTTCACTGCGCCGGTGCCGAATTCTTTTTCCACAAACTCATCGGCGACCAAAGGAATTTCGCGCCCGACAAGCGGCAGGATAAGGGTTTTGCCGATATGCTCCGCGTAGCGTTCGTCTTTGGGGTTTACCGCAACGCCTGTATCGCCAAGCATGGTTTCGGGGCGGGTGGTGGCGACCACGACGAACCCAGAGCCGTCTTTATAAGGGTAACGCAAGTGATAGAGATGACCTTTGCGGTCTTGACGGTCAATTTCGATGTCGGAGATAGCGGTCATACATCGCGGGCACCAGTTGGTGATGCGGTTGCCGCGATAGATGTAGCCTTTGTTCCACCAGTCAACGAAACATTCCAACACCGCGTCAACATAAGCGTCATCCAGCGTGAAGCGCAAACGGCTCCAATCGAATGAACAACCGAGCCTGTACATCTGCTCGATGATGACATTGCCGTATTCGTTGACCCAGTCCCAGATTTGTTCGACCAGTTTTTCACGACCCAAATCGTGACGTGATTTGTGCTGTTCGTTTTTGATTTTTCTTTCAACCACATTTTGCGTGGCGATGCCTGCGTGGTCGGTGCCCGGCAGACAAAGGGTTTTAAACCCCTGCATGCGTTTCCAGCGAATCAAGGTGTCGTGAATCGTGTAACAGAGCGCGTGCCCGATGTGCAGCGATCCCGTGACATTAGGCGGCGGGATGGTGATGGTGTAGGTTTTGCCGTCGCCCGTCGGCTTGAAATAGCCTTTATCTTTCCAGATGGGATACCACTTCTGTTCAACGCTATGCGGTTCGTAAGCTTTCGGAATTTCAATCATATGGTTTAAGTATATTCTCTCTGTAAAGTGATTTAATGATTAAACCTCAAATTAAAAAGGATGAATGAGCGATGGTCAACCTTGCGCTTGGGATTGAAGAGATGAGACGTACAAAGTAATCCGCCCAATCCGTTTAATCCGGGGATAAATTATTTTCATTGATAAAAGCGATAGGTGAATGTATGTGAACCTCTTGAAACCTGTGCGATAAAAATTAGAGGCGAAAAGTTTGAATGAATCGGGTACAATCGCCCGACTGAAAAAAATCAGTTCGGCAGTGCATCAAAACTTTGGGAGCGTGAAAGTGAAAAAAATTCTCTTGGCGGTATTTCTGGCTTTGTGGTGGGTATCGGTTGTTCTGGCAAGCGGCGGTTTGCATAGCAGCAGGCGCAACAACTGGGGAGCGATTGCTTATTCAAAATCATCAGGAAGAATCGGCTATTCATACGACTATGCAACCGAAGCGCAGGCTATCAATTCGGCGGTTGAAAGATGCGGGGTGCGCGATTGTCAGGCAGTCGTCTGGTTCGTCAATGGGTGCGGCGCATTGGCAAAAGGCGACAAAGGATATGGCTGGGCAATTGGCGCTTCAAGAAGTGAAGCCGAAGGCAAGGCGCTTGCAGAATGCCGTAAACGCGGCGGCGGTTGCCGGATTGTGCAATGGGCTTGCACCTCAAGATGAGGCGAACCATCTTCGAGTTCACCCCCGATAAAAAATTTGCAAAAAGCGCGCAATGATTTTCTCTACAAAAAATCATTGCCCTGCAAATAAAAAAGATGAAGCAAGAACCAGCGATTCTTGCTTCATCTTTTTTTATGCTAAAGCGGTTTAATAATTTGTAGCGCCCGGCTCTAGTTAGCCAATTTGCTGGTCAAACCTTCTTTAGTCAAATTACTGACGACGCGTTCAACACAATCGGGCACGACTTCCCACGCGATTTCGCGTACCACACGGTCGCTCAATTGAGCGACGACGCGACGGACAATTTCATCAATCAGTTCTTGTGACATTGCTCCTCCTTGATGAGTTACTTCTTTCGGTGAGGTTGAAGAAGGGAGTTCCTGAACGGAATCTTGCTGAATAGCTAAAGCCTGGGGTGCATCCTGATTTACCACATGAGTTTCTTTGGGCGCTGCGACCGGCGCGACCGCTTCTACTACCGGTTGCAGCGGGGCGGCGGTTTCCAGATTGACCGGCGTGAAATCGGTCATCATCGCAACCGGTTCGGTGACCGCTTGATCAAGCCCGTTAAAGGATGAAGGGGTCTCGGTCAAATGATTCTCTGCTACCGCCGCTTCGGTTGCGGATTGAAATACCTGCGGCGGCAATTCAGCAACCGGCGCGTCCGCTGGTTGAACGATTTCATAAGCTGTGGTCACTGGCGAATCTTGCAGGGCATCCGCAGTTGCAATCGGCTCGCCTGCTGCCGGTGCGGATTCAAAAGTTTCCGGTTCCTGAGTTGTAAAATTGAATTCATTGAATGCCGGCATCGTCTTCGTGGTTGGCTCAACCGAAGGTTGAACGGAATCGGCATCAACCGTCATTTCTATCGGTGTAGCCTGAGTATTACCGAGTTCAATTTCAGTAACCGGTGCGGGAACGGTTTGCGGTTCGGGTGTCGCATCCATCTGCGCTGATGCCGTTTCAACATAGGCATCTTCGAGTTCCAGTGGCGAGGACGCACTGAGTGTCGCATCCACCGGCAGGGGATTATCCAGAATATCGCCGAGTGGTTCATCCGTAGCGAGAAGTTCTGAATTCGCCGCAACCGCAGATAAATCGTTTTCGGTGGTGAATGTCGGTTCGGGCAGGGTTGCGGCTTGGTGATGAAGCCCGTCAGATTCAACCGGAGTGGGTTCCAATTCATTGGTGGTGAATTTCGATTCGGCAACCGCAACCGGCTGGTTAAGCGGTTCGGTAACGAATGTGTCGGCAATGGATGTCGATGGTTGTGGATATTCAACCTCAAAATCAAACCCGCCGTTTGCAGCAGATGGTTGCGGAGCTTCAACCGGCTCGAAATCGGCTGAACGGTCATCAAGCGGGTTGGTGTCTGGATTGATGTTTGCGGTTTCAGGCATATAGCTGCCAAGCACAAGCGTCGAATCAACCGAGTTCTGTTGCTCGGCGAACGTTGAAAGCATCGGGTCGAGATTGATAGGCTCATCAATCTGAAACGTGGTTTCCGCTTGATTCGTGGTTTCCCACTGCGCCGGTTGTGATGGCGCGGTCAGAGAAAATTCCGGCTGTTCCTGCATCGGTTCATTCACGAATACCGGCGGAAAAGCCTCGGTCAACGGCGCGGCTTCGGTGAAATTGGTGACGGCGGTCGGCGTAAAGGTCGCTTCCTGTGGCAGCGGTTGCGGCGCGAGCGGCGGAACTTCCTGATGCGTCAACGCCGGTGGAAAAGGGTCGCCCATTAATGCCGTATCCAGATTGAACGGCGGAACCGGAATGCTTGGCTGAGGGGGAAAGGCATTCATTTCCGGTTTGGTTTGATATGGCGATGCCTGAGGCGTTACCGGTTGGGTGTGGTTGACCGATGAAGCGGCTTTCGGATGTTTGTCAATCAAGGATTTGACGGTTTCAACCAGCACGCGGGATTCAAACGGTTTGGTGAGGTGTGCATCGGCATGCACACGCCGCGCTTCG
It encodes:
- a CDS encoding valine--tRNA ligase, producing the protein MIEIPKAYEPHSVEQKWYPIWKDKGYFKPTGDGKTYTITIPPPNVTGSLHIGHALCYTIHDTLIRWKRMQGFKTLCLPGTDHAGIATQNVVERKIKNEQHKSRHDLGREKLVEQIWDWVNEYGNVIIEQMYRLGCSFDWSRLRFTLDDAYVDAVLECFVDWWNKGYIYRGNRITNWCPRCMTAISDIEIDRQDRKGHLYHLRYPYKDGSGFVVVATTRPETMLGDTGVAVNPKDERYAEHIGKTLILPLVGREIPLVADEFVEKEFGTGAVKVTPAHDANDYECGLRHNLAQVVVIDEHAKMTADAGAAYAGLDRFEARKKVVADLEAQGLVEKIEDYTVPTALCDRCKTVIEPRLSEQWYVKMKELAQPAIDCVKDGRVRFVPERYTRIYLNWMENIKDWCISRQLWWGHRIPVWYTEDGEQFAAKNEAEAREKAGGKAVRQDEDVLDTWFSSALWPHATLGWPDKTAPDLKEFYPTDVLITAQEILYLWVARMIMTGLYFEQQIPFQDVYIYATVLDHKGERMSKNKGNGVDPLEVIELYGADALRFALLARCAKGQDIRFAPLERDKETDKPVRHKQVEEARNFANKIWNASRFVMMNLGSGAGIEAKWIASDGLADRWILDRLNETTKEVTAALDDYRMNDAAQTLYRFFWDDFCDWYIELSKSAVTSQEDTDEVRAARCRIVYILEKSLRLLHPLMPFVTEEIWQRLPHEGESVSISSFPTADAAHEDEEARARMGVLIGVISKLRNIRSEVNIAASAKINVTLATADAVTKQLINGNAENIKRLVRIEELTIADALPEIKNSARGIVANVDLLVPLEGLIDVEKEKDRINKEIAKREKELGGLAGRLNNPSFVERAAADVVQQARDRQAELTDEIEKLQASLKNFS
- a CDS encoding DUF4189 domain-containing protein — encoded protein: MKKILLAVFLALWWVSVVLASGGLHSSRRNNWGAIAYSKSSGRIGYSYDYATEAQAINSAVERCGVRDCQAVVWFVNGCGALAKGDKGYGWAIGASRSEAEGKALAECRKRGGGCRIVQWACTSR
- a CDS encoding response regulator, whose amino-acid sequence is MGSRILLADDSITIQKVVNLTFQDEGIEVVSVSNGDMAERRLKEVHPDLVLADIFMPGKNGYELCETIKQDPELNSVPVVLLVGAFEPFNEAEARRVHADAHLTKPFESRVLVETVKSLIDKHPKAASSVNHTQPVTPQASPYQTKPEMNAFPPQPSIPVPPFNLDTALMGDPFPPALTHQEVPPLAPQPLPQEATFTPTAVTNFTEAAPLTEAFPPVFVNEPMQEQPEFSLTAPSQPAQWETTNQAETTFQIDEPINLDPMLSTFAEQQNSVDSTLVLGSYMPETANINPDTNPLDDRSADFEPVEAPQPSAANGGFDFEVEYPQPSTSIADTFVTEPLNQPVAVAESKFTTNELEPTPVESDGLHHQAATLPEPTFTTENDLSAVAANSELLATDEPLGDILDNPLPVDATLSASSPLELEDAYVETASAQMDATPEPQTVPAPVTEIELGNTQATPIEMTVDADSVQPSVEPTTKTMPAFNEFNFTTQEPETFESAPAAGEPIATADALQDSPVTTAYEIVQPADAPVAELPPQVFQSATEAAVAENHLTETPSSFNGLDQAVTEPVAMMTDFTPVNLETAAPLQPVVEAVAPVAAPKETHVVNQDAPQALAIQQDSVQELPSSTSPKEVTHQGGAMSQELIDEIVRRVVAQLSDRVVREIAWEVVPDCVERVVSNLTKEGLTSKLAN